Proteins encoded in a region of the Populus alba chromosome 13, ASM523922v2, whole genome shotgun sequence genome:
- the LOC118053562 gene encoding cytochrome P450 89A2, with product MEIWLLVLISLSLCVFLKALFNHVFLSQTHSLPPAPFTFPVIGNILWIRKSTSELERAIRSLNQKLGPMVTLHMGSRPAIFIADRSLAYIALIQKGAVFANRPPASATSRGLGNQHNINSSFYGPTWRLLRRNLTSEILHPSRVKTFGHARKWVLNILMNQFKLSKSGDPVRVVDHFQYAMFCLLVLMCFGDKLEEKQIQEIEQVQRRMVVNISRFNILNFWPSLSKIVLRKRWAEFLRLHKDREDVILPLIRARKKLKEQRLRKLNMEENKDEHVLSYVDTLLDLQLPDEKRKLNDLEIVSLCNEFLNGGTDTTTTALQWIMANLVKYPQIQEKLLLEIKDVVGEGEEAVKEDDLQKMPYLKAIILEGLRRHPPARMVLPHAVTEDTVVGGFLVPKNGTVNFMVADIGWDSKAWEDPMAFKPERFLNSEREAFDITGSREIKMMPFGAGRRICPGYGLAMLHLEYFVANLVLNFEWKAVDGDDIDLSEKQELTIVMKNPLRAHLSPRVAT from the coding sequence ATGGAGATATGGCTCCTCGTTCtcatctctctctcactctGTGTCTTCCTTAAAGCCCTCTTTAACCATGTTTTTCTTTCCCAAACTCACAGCCTCCCTCCAGCCCCCTTCACCTTCCCTGTTATTGGCAACATCTTATGGATCCGTAAATCCACCTCCGAGCTGGAGCGTGCCATCCGCTCCCTCAACCAAAAGCTGGGCCCGATGGTCACCCTCCACATGGGCTCTCGCCCCGCCATCTTTATAGCTGATCGCTCCCTTGCTTACATTGCTTTGATCCAGAAAGGGGCAGTTTTTGCTAACCGCCCACCTGCTTCTGCTACAAGCAGAGGGCTTGGCAATCAGCATAACATCAACTCTTCATTCTACGGTCCTACTTGGCGCCTCCTCCGTCGAAACCTCACATCAGAAATCCTCCATCCTTCGCGGGTTAAGACGTTTGGCCATGCTCGTAAATGGGTGTTGAATATCTTGATGAACCAATTTAAGTTGTCCAAGTCTGGGGACCCTGTTCGTGTAGTTGATCATTTTCAGTATGCTATGTTTTGTCTGTTAGTGCTCATGTGTTTCGGCGACAAATTAGAGGAGAAACAGATTCAAGAGATCGAACAAGTTCAGCGTCGCATGGTGGTGAATATAAGTAGATTCAATATACTTAATTTCTGGCCAAGTTTGAGCAAGATAGTGCTGCGTAAACGATGGGCAGAGTTCTTGCGGCTTCACAAGGACCGAGAAGATGTAATCCTTCCATTGATAAGAGCAAGAAAGAAGTTGAAGGAACAGAGgttgagaaaattaaatatgGAGGAGAACAAGGATGAGCATGTCTTGTCTTATGTTGATACGCTGCTGGATCTGCAACTTCCTGATGAGAAACGAAAGCTTAATGACCTCGAAATTGTTAGTTTATGCAACGAGTTCCTTAATGGCGGCACGGATACTACCACAACAGCCCTGCAGTGGATCATGGCAAATTTGGTTAAGTATCCACAAATTCAAGAGAAGCTGCTCCTGGAAATCAAAGACGTTGTTGGAGAAGGAGAGGAAGCGGTTAAAGAAGACGATCTACAAAAGATGCCTTATCTAAAAGCAATAATTTTAGAAGGGTTAAGGAGGCACCCGCCAGCACGTATGGTGTTGCCACATGCTGTGACTGAAGATACGGTGGTGGGTGGATTCTTGGTTCCTAAAAACGGGACTGTAAACTTCATGGTAGCTGATATAGGTTGGGATTCGAAGGCGTGGGAGGATCCAATGGCATTCAAGCCTGAAAGGTTTCTGAATAGTGAAAGGGAAGCATTTGATATAACAGGAAGCAGAGAGATTAAGATGATGCCTTTTGGAGCTGGAAGGAGAATATGCCCTGGTTATGGCTTAGCAATGCTTCATTTGGAATATTTTGTGGCTAATTTGGTATTGAATTTTGAGTGGAAGGCTGTGGATGGAGATGATATTGATTTGTCTGAGAAGCAAGAACTTACCATTGTAATGAAGAATCCACTGCGCGCCCACTTATCTCCAAGAGTTGCAACTTGA